The Dehalococcoidia bacterium genome contains the following window.
ATTCCCCCTCAATCTCACCTGGGTCGACTGGGACAACATCCAGAATGAGGTCTCATACACTCTGGACTCTAATGGCAATTTACAACGGAGTCACTCGATCAATTCCGGGCAACCAACCCAAGCCGTGGTGGCTCAACATATCAACACCGATCCAAGCCAGACAAACTGCGTACTCTCCGTACAGGGCGCAATTGTAGAGGGTGTACTTAATGTCAAGATAACTGCTTCCGTGAGCGGGTATAAGCCGGCAAGCGAAAGCAGAACAGTTCAGATCATACCCAGACCTCGTCAATCCTAACACGGAGTATTTGTGCGATGATCAAAAAAGTAAGATTAGCACTGAATCGGATAAGGACGGCCGATGAGAGCGGCCAGGCGATGATGACAGTCCTGATCCTCCTGCTTCTGGGCGGCCTGATGATCCCCCCACTCATGGGACTTATGGGAACAGGGCTCAAGGCCGAAGCGGTCTACGAGCAAAAGACGAGCGAGCTTCATGCCGCTGATGCGGGCATTGAAGATGCCAAGTGGCAGATCAAACACGGCAATATCGATACTATCTACAGCCCGTATGATTTTACTACTGCATGGTATGACCCCGATCTCTCTCAACCCATCAATGGCAAGAATGTGAACGTCACCATACAGAACGTCTGGATTCCAATGACTATCCCTATTGATGAAGCTACAACCTACGGCCAAAGCATCATTCAGTCCAATAAGCTGATCGTGACCGGCACCACAACGCAAACCGCCATCAGCATTCCCCCTTCAACGACGATCTCAAAGTACAAGATCAAGATCACCTATTATCCCGGAGCTAGCGAAGATTTGAAAGTAGCGGAATTGGGAATATGGTTACCGGCCGGATTCGAATACTATTCCGACTCCACCTACAAGAGCAATCTTGAGGATGATCCAATGGCTGCATACTATTGCGAGCCCGATGATGATGCTCAGCATGCTGGCAACCAAGCCATCCTGTGGAGTCTTCCTTCATCTCCTTCGTTCACCACCTTCCCGGGAGTCAATCCGAGCAGCTACCCGATGACAGCAGAAATCACCTTCTACTTCAAACCCCTTTCGGGAAATCCGGGGCAAACTCCAGATGCGATTGCTTGGATAAAGACCAGCGGAGTGACGGATATTCCTTTTTCATGGAATGCGGATATTCGAGTTTACAAGATGACTTCCACCTGTGGCGGCACAGCCATCGAGAGCTATGTCTCCAAGTCCGAGCTGCGGAAGATGCAGTCGGCAATTGCCGGGGATTACCAGGCCGTGGGCGGTTCCTTGATGATAGATACCCCCCCCATTGATACCGGCACGGGAATTCGTGACACCCTGCTAAGCAGCAGCAATGCCACTGTTAGCAGCATCCCAACCGATGCCGAGGTGGCAGCGGCGTTTCTCTACTGGTCAGCATGGCAAGGCGAGGGCAGTAAGACCGAGCCGTTTAAGGATCTCTGTCAAAATTTAGGCAAGTGGATAAACCGCGGTTGCTTCAATGTTGATACAGGTCACGGAGACAAGAGATTTGAAGCCCATGCTCACAGCAACCCAAACCCTCCAAATAGATATTGTGATCTGAAAAGCGCGTTGGATCTAAGCAGTTACACCGCTGGCTCAGTGATTTTGTCTTTGGACGTATGGGAAAATTGCACTCTTACATCAACAGATGGCCTGGATTTTGGTCTCTCTGGCGATGGGGGCATGACATGGAGCAACGATATTCCCATCTTTCGCGACGATATCAGTAGCCAACCGAAAAAATTTACTTACACTATCCCAGGGCAGTATCTGACCAGTGATTTCCTGATCAGATTCCATGTAAGCGGCATGATTGAAGAAAACAGGCTCTGTGATATAGATAACATTAAGATCACTGGCATGACTGCAGACACCTCGGTGCTCTTCAGAATAGACGGGCAGCAGGTTTATTTTGATGCTGATGGTCAGCCGCAGGCAGGCACCCAACCGATAACTGCTGACCGTACACAGGTCTTGCCCAACTACAATGGCTCTACTCCTAACGGCTTTTCCTATGCTGGATCCAAGGATGTGACCGATCTGATCAGAGCCTTTAGTGATAAAGCGCCTGATCCGGCGACCAATTATCCCGGCAATGGAACGTATACTGTTGGCGATGTGGCCGGGGATACCAACAACGAGTGGTCGTACGCTGGCTGGTCATTAATCATCATTTATACCAATTCGGCAACAGAGGGCCATCAGCTATACCTCTATGACACATTCCTCTATGCAGATAATGAGACCAATATTGACTTTGACAATGATGGTCAGCCAGGAGGCACAATCAGTGGCTTTCTGGTCCCCGACCCTGTCCTAGGCGAGATCAATGCAGCCAAGCTGACAGTCTTCGTTGGCGAGGGAGACGATGTCTGGAACGGCGATGCACTGAAATTCAATGGCATCGCCCTCTCTAATACCCAGAGTCCCGCAACCGACGTTTGGAACTCGAAGTCTCCAGGACTGACTGCAGACGGCGTGGATATCGATACCTTCAGTATTACATGGGCCAGCACACTGCTGGAGCCGGGGGATACTTACGCTCAATTAGACCTGCCGACGCTGTATGATTCTTGGAACCTGGTATACATGATCCTCTCGTTCCGCAGCGAAACCAGCACGGGCGGAGCGCTGAACTATCTGATCAGATGAGCAATCTCCATAATAAGCCAGTATACCAGATGAAGAGTCTGACGCCAAAGCCTGTTCTGAGCTTTGGCGTCAGACTCTCGTTCCGAGGTTTATACTGCGATCTCCGCTCTCATGCTCTGCTGCCCCCGAAGAAACACGATTGTTGCCCGGTTTCCGGGAACCAGACCCGACAACGCCTTTTCCAGATCATCGGCAGTGGTAATATGCCGGAGATTGAGTTCAGTGATGATATCGCCGGTCTGAATCCCGGCTTTGGCTCCCAGCGATCCCGGAGCCACCGCCCCCACCAACGCCCCGAATACCGGAACTGCCCCACTTTTCTGGGCCATCTTGCCGGCATCGGCAATTTTGAGCCCAAAGCGCGGACGCTGTTGACTTGCGGCCGCGGCAATCAGGCTTTCCAGCCGGGGACGGTCAAACCCGATGATCGCCTGTCCATCAACCACGATCACCGGCACTCCCATTTGCCCCGTCAGCCGGACCATCTCATCGGCTGCCGATCTGTCGCGGGAGATGTCGCGCTCAGCGTATTTCACCCCGCGTTCGGAAAGAAACCGTTTGGCTTGGTGGCAATATCCACAAGTGGGCGTGGTGTAAATGGTGATGTTCAAAATATCACCTCCAGAAATTCTGTTGCTTTAGGGAACTTCTGATCAACCTCCTCGCCCCCAATCTTGGGGGGACGTAAGGGCGATTCATTAATCGCCC
Protein-coding sequences here:
- a CDS encoding prepilin-type N-terminal cleavage/methylation domain-containing protein; translation: MGTQLKAKIKNQKGFTLIEVLVAVAIMAVIGTGIAAATTQMITVDEQSKSRETVIKEVQNAVHYMIRDVQMAQKVDPTGGSGFPLNLTWVDWDNIQNEVSYTLDSNGNLQRSHSINSGQPTQAVVAQHINTDPSQTNCVLSVQGAIVEGVLNVKITASVSGYKPASESRTVQIIPRPRQS
- a CDS encoding Uxx-star family glutaredoxin-like (seleno)protein; protein product: MNITIYTTPTCGYCHQAKRFLSERGVKYAERDISRDRSAADEMVRLTGQMGVPVIVVDGQAIIGFDRPRLESLIAAAASQQRPRFGLKIADAGKMAQKSGAVPVFGALVGAVAPGSLGAKAGIQTGDIITELNLRHITTADDLEKALSGLVPGNRATIVFLRGQQSMRAEIAV